Genomic segment of Pseudomonas iranensis:
GATTGCAAAGCCAATGGCGCTTTCGATCCGACCACCATGGGCAGCGTGCCGAACGTCGGCCTGATGGCGAAAAAAGCCGAAGAGTACGGCTCCCACGACAAGACCTTCCAGATCAAGGCTGACGGCGTTGTTCGCGTCACCGACAGCAAAGGCAAGCTGCTGATGGAACAGGCTGTCGAAGCCGGCGACATCTTCCGCATGTGCCAGACCAAAGACGCGCCGATCCAGGACTGGGTCAAACTGGCCGTCAACCGTGCTCGCGCGAGCAGCACGCCGGCGATCTTCTGGCTCGACCCGATGCGCGCTCACGATGGCGTGGTGATCGAGAAGGTTCAGGCCTACCTGAAGGATCACGACACCAGCGGTCTGGACATCCAGATCATGGCGCCGGTCGACGCGATGAAGTACACCCTGCAGCGCACCCGCGAAGGCAAGGACACCATTTCGGTGACCGGCAACGTACTGCGCGACTACCTGACCGACCTGTTCCCGATCATGGAACTGGGCACCAGCGCCAAGATGCTGTCGATCGTACCGCTGATGAATGGCGGTGGTCTGTTCGAAACCGGCGCCGGCGGTTCGGCGCCGAAGCACGTGCAGCAACTGGTTGAAGAAAACTTCCTGCGCTGGGATTCGCTGGGTGAGTTCCTTGCCCTCGCCGCTTCCCTTGAGCACCTGGGTGTGAACTACAACAACCCGAAAGCACTGGTGCTGTCGAAAACCCTGGACCAGGCCACCGGCCAGTTCCTCGACAACAACAAGTCGCCATCGCGCAAGGTCGGCAACATCGACAACCGCGGCAGCCACTTCTACCTGGCGATGTACTGGGCTCAGGCCCTGGCCGCCCAGACCGAAGACGCTGCACTGCAAGCGCAGTTCGCGACTCTGGCCAAAACCCTGACCGAGAACGAGGCAACCATCGTTGCCGAGCTCAACGCCGTGCAGGGCAAGCCAGTCGACATCGGCGGTTACTACCACGCCGACGCCGAGCTGATCAGCAAGGCCATGCGCCCAAGCGCAACCTTCAACGCGGCGATTGCTGCGCTGGTTTAAGGTTGTAATGGGAACATCACAAACCCCGGCCTTGTGCCGGGGTTTGTGTTTCCGGGTTTTATGATCACCACAAAACTTTGTGGGAGCTGGCTTGCCAGCGATGGCGGTTTATCATCCAGCATGGATGGTGACTGGACCACCGCTATCGCTGCGATGCGGCGTTCCGACAAGCCAGCTCCCACAGGGATTGGGGTTTAACCAATAGATTGAGGAAGGTTTTATGGAATGGCTCCCCCACATCACCGTCGCCACCATCGTCGAGGACAACGGCCGCTTCCTGATGGTCGAAGAGCACAAGGGCGGGCGCAATGTGCTCAACCAGCCCGCCGGTCATCTCGACCCGGATGAAACCCTGATCGACGCGGCGATTCGCGAAACCCTCGAAGAAACCGGCTGGGACGTCGAACCCACCGGCGTGATCGGCATTTATCTGTATACCGCACCGAGCAACGGCGTGACTTACCAGCGCATATGCTTCAGCGCCAAAGCCGTGCAGCATCACCCGGATTACCAACTCGACGACGGCATTGTCGGCGCCAAGTGGCTGACCCGCGACGAATTAATCGCCCAGCGCGACAACTGGCGCAGTGAACTGATCATCCGTTGCATCGACGATTATCTGGCCGGTCATCACTTCAGCCTCGAACTGATCCGCCCTTCTCTTTAGCCTTGCGGCCGTGAGCCTGATAGAATCGCGCCCTTTTCCAAGACACTCATTGAATCCCTATGCGTGATCCAGCCCCTTCTGACACATCCAAGAAGCGCGTCATTGTCGGCATGTCCGGCGGCGTGGACTCTTCCGTTTCTGCCCTTCTGCTGATCGAGCAGGGTTATGAAGTGGAAGGCCTGTTCATGAAGAACTGGGAAGAAGACGACGGAACGGAATACTGCACCGCCATGGACGACCTGGCGGATGCTCAGGCTGTCTGCGACAAGATCGGCATCAAGCTGCACACCGCCAACTTTGCCGCCGAGTACTGGGACAACGTGTTCGAGCACTTCCTCGCCGAATACAAGGCGGGGCGCACGCCGAACCCGGACATCCTGTGCAACCGCGAGATCAAGTTCAAAGCGTTTCTCGACTACGCGATGATGCTCGGCGCCGACCTGATCGCCACTGGTCACTACGTGCGCCGCCGCGACATCGATGGCCGCACCGAACTGCTCAAGGGCCTCGATCCGAACAAGGATCAGAGCTATTTCCTGCACGCCGTTGGTGGCGAACAGATCGCCAAGACCCTGTTCCCGGTCGGCGAACTGGAAAAGCCTGAAGTCCGCGCGATTGCCGAGAAATACGAACTGGCCACCGCCAAGAAGAAGGATTCCACCGGGATCTGCTTCATCGGCGAGCGCCGTTTCAGCGATTTCCTCAAGCAGTACCTGCCGGCACAACCGGGTGAGATCAAGACCACCGAAGGCGAAGTCATCGGCCGTCACCACGGCTTGATGTACCACACCATCGGCCAGCGTCAGGGCCTCGGCATCGGCGGCTTGAAGGATGCTGGCGATGAGCCGTGGTACGTGCTGCGCAAGGATCTGCAGACCAACGAGCTGATCGTCGGCCAGGGCAACAACCATCCATGGCTGTTCTCCAGCGCCCTGCTTGCTTCGGAAATCTACTGGGTCAATCCGATCGATCTGAGCCAGCCGCTGCGCCTGACGGCGAAAGTGCGCTATCGCCAGAGCGATCAGGCCTGCACCCTGGAAAAAACCGCCAGCGGCTATCGCGCCGTGTTTGACGAACCGCAACGCGCGGTGACGCCGGGCCAGTCGGTCGTTTTCTATGACGGTGAAATCTGCCTCGGCGGCGGCGTGATCGAAGTGGCCGAGCCGTGGAGCGGCCAGGCATGAGCCCGACTCAGGAACAACTGACAGCGCTGGGCGGTGTGTTTCTCGCCGCCGTGCTGGTCGATCGCATCGCCAAGACTGGCCAGACCAACGAGGCCGGCCTGAGTTGCATGCTCGGCAGCCTGCTGGTCCGCGACCCAAAAGATACGCTGGATGTATACGGCGGCGACGACATCAATCTGCGCGAGGGTTACCGCGCATTGATCGGCGCGCTGGAGCGCGATCCGAGCACCTTGCAGCGCGAGCCGTTGCGCTACGCGCTGTCGATGCTCGGTCTGGAGCGGCAACTGGCCAAGCGTGACGACATGCTCGAGACGATTGCCAAGCGCCTGCCGCAGATTCAGTCGCAGGTGGAGCATTTTGGCCCTGCGCACGAAAACGTCGTCGCCGCTTGCGGTGCGTTGTACCAGGACACGTTAAGCACCCTGCGCCAGCGCATTCAGGTGCACGGCGACATGCGCAACCTGCAGCAGCCGAGCAATGCCTCGAAAATCCGCGCCCTGCTCCTCGCGGGTATCCGCTCGGCGCGCCTGTGGCGTCAGCTCGGTGGTCATCGCTGGCAGTTGGTAATCAGCCGCCGCAAGCTGCTCAAAGAGCTTTATCCGTTGATGCGCAGCGAGTAAACGCCGCGTCACGAAGGCTTTGTAGTCTGTAACGCGTAATACGCCGGTCAGTTGGCGACGGACCGGCGGATTTTTTCATGTATGATACGCGCCCCATTTCGTTGCCCGACTGTCCGAGAACACCCCATGCAGCTCTCTTCGCTCACTGCGGTTTCCCCTGTTGACGGCCGCTACGCCGGCAAAACCCAGGCCCTGCGCCCGATTTTCAGCGAGTACGGCCTGATCCGTGCCCGCGTTCTGGTTGAAGTGCGCTGGCTCCAGCGCCTGGCCGCCCACGCTGGCATCCCTGAAGTGCCAGCCTTCTCCGCCGAGGCCAACGCCGTTCTCAACGAACTGGCTGAAAACTTCTCGCTGGAGCACGCCGAGCGCGTCAAAGAGATCGAGCGCACCACCAACCACGACGTCAAAGCGATCGAATACCTGCTCAAAGAGCAGGCGGCCAAGCTGCCGGAGCTGGCCAAGGTCAGCGAATTCATCCACTTTGCCTGCACCAGCGAAGACATCAACAACCTGTCCCACGCCTTGATGCTGCGTGAAGGCCGTGACGACGTGATGCTGCCGCTGATGCGCCAGACTGCCAACGCCATCCGCGAACTGGCCATCCGTTTCGCCGACGTGCCGATGCTGTCGCGCACCCACGGTCAGCCGGCTTCGCCGACCACTCTGGGTAAAGAGCTGGCCAACGTGGTTTACCGTCTCGAGCGCCAGATCGCTCAGGTCGCTGCCGTGCCGCTGCTGGGCAAGATCAACGGCGCCGTCGGCAACTACAACGCGCACCTGTCGGCCTACCCGCAAATCGATTGGGAAGCCAATGCCCGCGCCTTCATCGAAGACGAACTGGGCCTGGGCTTCAACCCGTACACCACGCAGATCGAACCGCACGACTACATCGCCGAGCTGTTCGACGCCATTGCGCGCTTCAACACCATCCTGATCGACTTCGACCGCGACATCTGGGGCTACATTTCCCTGGGTTATTTCAAGCAGCGCACCATCGCTGGCGAAATCGGTTCCTCGACCATGCCGCACAAGGTCAACCCGATCGACTTCGAAAACTCCGAAGGCAACCTGGGTATCGCCAACGCACTGTTCCAGCACCTGGCGAGCAAGCTGCCGATTTCCCGCTGGCAGCGCGACCTGACCGACTCCACCGTCCTGCGCAACCTCGGTGTCGGCTTCGCCCACAGCGTGATCGCTTACGAAGCCAGCCTCAAAGGCATCAGCAAACTCGAGCTCAACGAGCAGAAGATTGCCGCTGACCTCGACGCTTGCTGGGAAGTCCTGGCCGAGCCGATCCAGACCGTGATGCGTCGCTACAACATCGAAAACCCGTACGAAAAGCTGAAAGAACTGACCCGTGGCAAGGGCATCAGCCCTGAAGCGCTGCAGACTTTCATCGATGGCCTGGACATGCCAGCCGAAGCCAAAGCCGAGCTCAAGCAACTGACCCCGGCCAACTACATCGGCAACGCAGTGGCACAAGCCAAACGCATCTGATCGACCGTTTGCCCCGCTTGAGACGCCCGGCCGCGCTGGGCGTTTTTATTCCCGTCTGAAAAGTGCTTTTTTTCAATAGGTTACATATGAATTCCGATATTCCTCTTCAACTTCTGGGCGGCCTGACAGCACGCGAATTCCTGCGTGATTACTGGCAGAAAAAACCGCTGCTGATCCGTCAGGCGATTCCTGACTTCGAAAGCCCGATCGACGCCGACGAACTGGCCGGCCTGGCCCTGGAAGAAGAAGTCGAATCGCGCCTGGTCATCGAACATGGCGAGCGCCCATGGGAATTGCGTCGCGGCCCGTTCGCCGAAGACGAGTTCAGCAAATTGCCAGAGAAAGAGTGGACCCTGCTGGTGCAGGCGGTTGATCAGTTCGTGCCGGAAGTCAGCGAACTGCTGGAAAACTTCCGCTTCCTGCCGAGCTGGCGCGTCGATGACGTGATGATCAGCTTCGCCGCCCCGGGTGGCAGCGTCGGCCCGCATTTCGACAACTACGACGTGTTCCTGCTGCAGGGCCACGGCAAGCGCAACTGGAAAATCGGCCAGATGTGCGACTCCGAGAGCCCGCTGCTGCAACACGCCGACCTGCGCATCCTCGCTGAATTCCACGAAACCGAAGAATGGGTGCTGGAACCGGGCGACATGCTCTACCTGCCGCCGCGCCTGGCCCATTGCGGTGTCGCGGTCGACAACTGCATGACCTACTCGGTCGGCTTCCGCGCGCCGAGCGCCGCTGAAGTGCTGACCCACTTCACCGACTTCCTCAGCCAGTTCCTGACCGACGAAGAGCGCTACACCGATGCCGACGCCAAACCGGCGGTCGATCCGCACCAGATTCAACACGATGCACTGGATCGCCTGAAAAGCCTGCTCGCCGAGCACATGAGCGACGAGCGTCTGCTGCTGACCTGGTTCGGCCAGTACATGACCGAGCCGCGCTACCCGGAACTGGTGGTCGGCCCGGAAGACGTCGAAGAAGAAGACTTCCTCGCCGCCCTGCAGGACGGCGCCGTGCTGATCCGCAACCCGAGCGCGCGCCTGGCCTGGTCGGAAGTCGATGACGATCTGCTGCTGTTCGCCAGTGGCCAGAGCCGCTACCTGCCGGGCAAGCTGCGCGAACTGCTGAAGCTGATCTGCGCGGCTGACGCCCTGCACGCCGATAACCTCGGCGAGTGGCTGAGCGACGAAGACGGCCGCAGCCTGCTCTGCGAACTGGTCAAGCAAGGAAGCCTGGGGTTCGCCGATGAATAAAATTCGCGTTCGTGTCGCAGACTGGCAGAAGGATATCGCCGAGATCCGGCGCATTCGTGAAACGGTGTTCATCGCCGAACAATCGGTGCCACCCGAGCTTGAGTGGGACGCCGATGACGCGACCGCCGTGCATTTTCTGGCGTTCGAAGGCGACTTCCCGATCGGCACTGCGCGGTTATTGCCCGACGGCCACATCGGCCGCGTTTCAGTACTCAAAGACTGGCGCGGAATGAAGGTCGGTGATGCACTGATGCAAGCGGTCATCGCCGAAGCTGAAGCACGCGGTTTGAAGCAACAGAAGCTCAGCGCTCAGGTGCAGGCCACGGCGTTCTACGAGCGCCTGGGTTTCAGCCTGGTCAGCGAAGAGTTTCTTGAGGCCGGGATTCCGCATGTCGACATGGTTCGGCATTCGGCCTGATTCCGAGACCTCCAGATCCCTGTGGCGAGGGGATTTATCCCCGCTGGGGTGCGAAGCAGCCCCAAATCCAGCAAACTCGGTGAGTCAGTTAAATCGAGCGCGCTGGGTCGGCGACTGCTGCGCAGCCGAGCGGGGATAAATCCCCTCACCACAAAAGGCCGCAAGCACACCACAAAACGCCCCGCCATCCACCGATGCCGGGGCGTTTTGCTGTCTACGATTCAACTTGCCCCACCCCAGGCCGACAAACTGGCAATATCAAGCCTTTCGAACGCGGAGATAACGGACATGTCCCTACGCACCCTGCTCACCACCCTGCTGCTCGGCTGCAGTTTTTCGGTGCTGGCAGCCACAGAAATCGTCCCCCTCAAATACCACACCAGCGCTGACATGTTGCCAGTGGCGCAGGATTTCATCGGCCAGGACGGTCAGGTCAGCGCTTACGGCAATCAGCTGATCGTCAAGGCCGAGCCGGGCAAGATTCAGGAGCTGAAGGATCTGCTGGCGCAACTTGATACCGCGCCGAAGCGCTTGCTGATCACCGTCGACACCAACGAAAACAATGGCCGTGGCGACGAAGGTTATTCAGTCAACGGCGCTCAGCCGAGCCAGACCCGGACCATCAGCCGCAGCACTACCAGCCGCAACGGCGGCGTTCAGCAAGTGCAGACCAGTGAAGGCACTCCGGCGCTGATTCAGGTTGGCCAGAGCGTGCCGATCACTAACACCCAGAGCGATTCCTACGGCGGTTACAGCAGCGAGACCCAATACCGCAACGTCACCCAGGGTTTCTACGTCACCGCCAGCGTCACCGGCGAGACCGTTCATCTGGCGATCAGTACCAACCGTGACCGCATGAGCCAGGAACGTCCCGATGTAGTGAACGTGCAAAGCACCGACACAACCGTCACCGGGCGCCTCGGTGAGTGGATCACCCTGGCGGGCGTCAACAGCCAGACTCAGGCCGATAAACAGGGCCTGACCCGCAGCTACTCGACTCAAGGCCGCGATGACATGACCTTGCGGGTGAAAGTCGACACACTGGACTAAAGCACCGAAAACTGACTGATTAGTCGTATTAGACGAAAGATGTAGTGCCTTGAAAAAAGCACTACAAAACGTTTGACGAGGCCAAAAAGCGAAGGCATGATGGCCTCGCTCCCGCTAATCAGAGGCCCTGGCAAGGGCCTTCGAAGCGCCGCTCGCACCTACCCCGCGAGCCGTTTCGTGTCTGTACCGCCCACAAGGTGTGTTTGACGAGGTTGCCGACTGGAACGAAGTTGTCCCGAGGGACGGAAGCGTATTTAGGTAACCCGGCTTCACGCTGCAGACCGTATAAAGGCCCACGACGCCGGAATGCGCCCGCACCGCGCCACTACCTGCTCACTTCCCCTCGAGCCCATCGTTCATCCCGTCGCCTACCCCGCCGAATCCGACTTGACCACCTAAGCTTCTGGTCAGCGAGCGCAGGAATTTTCCACCGCAGAACAACTTTTCATAAAAGACGCGACGAGGTTTATCTCCATGGCACTGACACGCGAACAGCAAATTGCAGCCCTCGAAAAAGACTGGGCCGAGAACCCGCGCTGGAAAGGCGTGACTCGCACTTACTCCGCTGCCGACGTGGTCCGCCTGCGTGGCTCGGTTCAGCCAGAGCACACCTTCGCGAAGATGGGCGCCGAGAAGCTGTGGAACCTGGTCACCCAGGGTGCCAAGCCGTCCTTCCGTCCAGAGAAAGATTTCGTCAACTGCATGGGCGCCCTGACTGGCGGCCAGGCTGTTCAGCAGGTTAAAGCAGGTATCCAGGCGATCTACCTGTCCGGCTGGCAGGTTGCTGCGGACAACAACTCCGCAGAATCGATGTACCCGGACCAGTCGCTGTACCCGGTGGACTCCGTACCAACCGTGGTCAAGCGCATCAACAACTCGTTCCGTCGTGCCGACCAGATCCAGTGGAAAGCCGGCAAGAACCCGGGCGACGACGGCTACATCGACTACTTCGCGCCAATCGTGGCCGACGCTGAAGCCGGTTTCGGCGGCGTACTCAACGCCTACGAGCTGATGAAGAGCATGATCGAAGCAGGCGCCGCTGGCGTTCACTTCGAAGACCAACTGGCTTCGGTGAAGAAATGCGGCCACATGGGCGGCAAGGTTCTGGTGCCAACCCAGGAAGCTGTACAGAAGCTGACCGCTGCCCGTCTGGCCGCTGACGTTGCCGGCACGCCGACCATCATCCTGGCCCGCACCGACGCCAACGCGGCTGACCTGCTGACTTCCGACTGCGACCCGTACGATCAGCCATTCGTAACCGGCGAGCGTACTCAGGAAGGTTTCTACAAGGTACGTGCCGGCCTGGATCAAGCGATCGCCCGTGGCCTGGCTTACGCACCGTACGCCGACCTGATCTGGTGCGAAACCGCCAAACCGGATCTGGAAGAAGCCCGTCGCTTCGCTGAAGCGATCAAGAAGGAATACCCGGACCAGCTGCTGTCGTACAACTGCTCGCCTTCCTTCAACTGGAAGAAGAACCTGGACGACGCGACCATCGCCAAGTTCCAGCGCGAACTGTCCGCCATGGGCTACAAGCACCAGTTCATCACCCTGGCCGGCATTCACAACATGTGGCACAGCATGTTCAACCTGGCGCACGACTACGCCCGCAACGACATGACCGCCTACGTGAAGCTGCAAGAGCAGGAATTCGCTGACGCCGCCAAGGGCTACACCTTCGTTGCGCACCAGCAGGAAGTGGGCACTGGCTACTTCGACGACATGACCACCGTGATTCAAGGTGGCTCGTCTTCGGTTACCGCACTGACCGGTTCGACTGAAGAAGAACAGTTCCACTGATTCGGCTACACCTGAGCAAACGGCCTTTGCGGGTCGGATAAAAAGCTAACCGCAAAGCCGCAAGACTGACGCCCCGACTGGATCGGGGCGTTTTTTTGCCTGTTGGAATCTCAAAGACACTACAAATCCCCTGTGGGAGCGAGCCTGCTCGCGAAGGCGATAAGTCAGCTTGCACATCTGGAGGCTGATCCCTCGCTTTCGCGAGCAGGCTCGCTCCCACAGGGCTACCGTCAGCCGCGAGAAGAAACATTGATCTGAAGCGCTACAAGCGTCAGAAATTTCCGTTAAAACGGTAGGCTTCGCTACTTGCAGTAACGCGCAAGTAAGACAACTTCCCAGCCACTCACTCGTTAAACAGTTACAAAACCGCGCCAAACGATATTAATTATCATTTAGCTGCAACTATGTTCGTTGCAAACTCTACAAAACATAATTGATGGAAACCCGGCTAATGCCCGCAACGCATGGGCCGCAGC
This window contains:
- a CDS encoding NUDIX hydrolase; translation: MEWLPHITVATIVEDNGRFLMVEEHKGGRNVLNQPAGHLDPDETLIDAAIRETLEETGWDVEPTGVIGIYLYTAPSNGVTYQRICFSAKAVQHHPDYQLDDGIVGAKWLTRDELIAQRDNWRSELIIRCIDDYLAGHHFSLELIRPSL
- the mnmA gene encoding tRNA 2-thiouridine(34) synthase MnmA — encoded protein: MRDPAPSDTSKKRVIVGMSGGVDSSVSALLLIEQGYEVEGLFMKNWEEDDGTEYCTAMDDLADAQAVCDKIGIKLHTANFAAEYWDNVFEHFLAEYKAGRTPNPDILCNREIKFKAFLDYAMMLGADLIATGHYVRRRDIDGRTELLKGLDPNKDQSYFLHAVGGEQIAKTLFPVGELEKPEVRAIAEKYELATAKKKDSTGICFIGERRFSDFLKQYLPAQPGEIKTTEGEVIGRHHGLMYHTIGQRQGLGIGGLKDAGDEPWYVLRKDLQTNELIVGQGNNHPWLFSSALLASEIYWVNPIDLSQPLRLTAKVRYRQSDQACTLEKTASGYRAVFDEPQRAVTPGQSVVFYDGEICLGGGVIEVAEPWSGQA
- the hflD gene encoding high frequency lysogenization protein HflD produces the protein MSPTQEQLTALGGVFLAAVLVDRIAKTGQTNEAGLSCMLGSLLVRDPKDTLDVYGGDDINLREGYRALIGALERDPSTLQREPLRYALSMLGLERQLAKRDDMLETIAKRLPQIQSQVEHFGPAHENVVAACGALYQDTLSTLRQRIQVHGDMRNLQQPSNASKIRALLLAGIRSARLWRQLGGHRWQLVISRRKLLKELYPLMRSE
- the purB gene encoding adenylosuccinate lyase, which codes for MQLSSLTAVSPVDGRYAGKTQALRPIFSEYGLIRARVLVEVRWLQRLAAHAGIPEVPAFSAEANAVLNELAENFSLEHAERVKEIERTTNHDVKAIEYLLKEQAAKLPELAKVSEFIHFACTSEDINNLSHALMLREGRDDVMLPLMRQTANAIRELAIRFADVPMLSRTHGQPASPTTLGKELANVVYRLERQIAQVAAVPLLGKINGAVGNYNAHLSAYPQIDWEANARAFIEDELGLGFNPYTTQIEPHDYIAELFDAIARFNTILIDFDRDIWGYISLGYFKQRTIAGEIGSSTMPHKVNPIDFENSEGNLGIANALFQHLASKLPISRWQRDLTDSTVLRNLGVGFAHSVIAYEASLKGISKLELNEQKIAADLDACWEVLAEPIQTVMRRYNIENPYEKLKELTRGKGISPEALQTFIDGLDMPAEAKAELKQLTPANYIGNAVAQAKRI
- a CDS encoding ribosomal protein uL16 3-hydroxylase, giving the protein MNSDIPLQLLGGLTAREFLRDYWQKKPLLIRQAIPDFESPIDADELAGLALEEEVESRLVIEHGERPWELRRGPFAEDEFSKLPEKEWTLLVQAVDQFVPEVSELLENFRFLPSWRVDDVMISFAAPGGSVGPHFDNYDVFLLQGHGKRNWKIGQMCDSESPLLQHADLRILAEFHETEEWVLEPGDMLYLPPRLAHCGVAVDNCMTYSVGFRAPSAAEVLTHFTDFLSQFLTDEERYTDADAKPAVDPHQIQHDALDRLKSLLAEHMSDERLLLTWFGQYMTEPRYPELVVGPEDVEEEDFLAALQDGAVLIRNPSARLAWSEVDDDLLLFASGQSRYLPGKLRELLKLICAADALHADNLGEWLSDEDGRSLLCELVKQGSLGFADE
- a CDS encoding GNAT family N-acetyltransferase; the protein is MNKIRVRVADWQKDIAEIRRIRETVFIAEQSVPPELEWDADDATAVHFLAFEGDFPIGTARLLPDGHIGRVSVLKDWRGMKVGDALMQAVIAEAEARGLKQQKLSAQVQATAFYERLGFSLVSEEFLEAGIPHVDMVRHSA
- a CDS encoding secretin N-terminal domain-containing protein, which encodes MSLRTLLTTLLLGCSFSVLAATEIVPLKYHTSADMLPVAQDFIGQDGQVSAYGNQLIVKAEPGKIQELKDLLAQLDTAPKRLLITVDTNENNGRGDEGYSVNGAQPSQTRTISRSTTSRNGGVQQVQTSEGTPALIQVGQSVPITNTQSDSYGGYSSETQYRNVTQGFYVTASVTGETVHLAISTNRDRMSQERPDVVNVQSTDTTVTGRLGEWITLAGVNSQTQADKQGLTRSYSTQGRDDMTLRVKVDTLD
- the aceA gene encoding isocitrate lyase, whose translation is MALTREQQIAALEKDWAENPRWKGVTRTYSAADVVRLRGSVQPEHTFAKMGAEKLWNLVTQGAKPSFRPEKDFVNCMGALTGGQAVQQVKAGIQAIYLSGWQVAADNNSAESMYPDQSLYPVDSVPTVVKRINNSFRRADQIQWKAGKNPGDDGYIDYFAPIVADAEAGFGGVLNAYELMKSMIEAGAAGVHFEDQLASVKKCGHMGGKVLVPTQEAVQKLTAARLAADVAGTPTIILARTDANAADLLTSDCDPYDQPFVTGERTQEGFYKVRAGLDQAIARGLAYAPYADLIWCETAKPDLEEARRFAEAIKKEYPDQLLSYNCSPSFNWKKNLDDATIAKFQRELSAMGYKHQFITLAGIHNMWHSMFNLAHDYARNDMTAYVKLQEQEFADAAKGYTFVAHQQEVGTGYFDDMTTVIQGGSSSVTALTGSTEEEQFH